In one window of Cynocephalus volans isolate mCynVol1 chromosome 6, mCynVol1.pri, whole genome shotgun sequence DNA:
- the LOC134380079 gene encoding olfactory receptor 2A2-like: MGGNQSWVTEFILVGFQLSADMEVLLFWIFSLFYISSLLANGTILGLICLDLRLHTPMYLFLSHLAIIDISYTSNNVPKMLANLVNQKRTISFVPCIMQTFLSLGFAATECMILVAMSYDRFVAICHPLQYTVLMSCRVCTILYVTSWACGFILALLNAIFLLRLPFCGPQNVNHLFCEILSVLKLACADTWINQVILFVSSVFVLVVPLCLMLVSYMQIIWVILKIQSKEGRIKAFSTCSSHLCVVGLFFGIAMVVYVVPDSNQRGELEKMLSLFHSLFNPMLNPLIYSLRNAQVKDAFHRALQKMTSM; encoded by the coding sequence ATGGGAGGCAACCAGTCATGGGTCACAGAATTCATCCTGGTGGGATTCCAGCTCAGTGCAGACATGGAGGTGCTCCTCTTCTGGATCTTCTCCCTGTTCTATATCTCCAGTCTGTTGGCAAATGGCACAATCTTGGGACTGATCTGTCTGGACCTTAGACTGCATACTCCCATGTACTTGTTTCTCTCACATCTGGCCATCATTGACATTTCCTACACTTCCAACAATGTCCCCAAAATGCTGGCAAATCTTGTGAACCAGAAAAGGACCATCTCCTTTGTTCCATGCATAATGCAGACATTCTTGTCTTTGGGTTTTGCTGCTACTGAGTGTATGATCTTGGTGGCGATGTCCTATGACAGGTTTGTGGCCATCTGCCATCCTCTCCAATACACTGTCCTTATGAGCTGCAGAGTGTGCACAATACTGTATGTCACTTCCTGGGCATGTGGATTCATTCTGGCCCTGTTAAATGCAATTTTCCTTCTAAGGTTGCCCTTCTGTGGACCCCAAAATGTCAACCACCTTTTCTGTGAAATTCTGTCTGTCCTCAAGCTGGCCTGTGCTGACACCTGGATCAACCAAGTGATCCTGtttgtttcctctgtgtttgtcTTAGTCGTACCCCTTTGCTTAATGCTTGTCTCTTACATGCAGATCATCTGGGTCATCCTAAAGATCCAGTCAAAAGAGGGTCGTATAAAGGCCTTCTCCACCTGTTCCTCCCACCTCTGTGTGGTTGGGCTCTTCTTTGGCATAGCAATGGTGGTTTATGTGGTCCCAGACTCTAATCAACGAGGGGAGCTAGAGAAAATGTTGTCCTTATTTCACAGTCTCTTTAACCCAATGCTGAACCCCctcatctacagcctgaggaatgCTCAGGTGAAGGACGCCTTCCACAGAGCATTGCAGAAGATGACGTCCATGTGA
- the LOC134379990 gene encoding olfactory receptor 2A14-like, with protein MGGNQTWITEVTLLGFQVDPALEFFLFGLFSLLYMLTLLGNGVILGLICLDPRLHTPMYFFLSHLAIVDMSYASNNVPKMLINLVNQKRTISFVLCIMQIFLCLAFAHIECVILVVMSYDRYVAICHPLHYTVIMSWRVCIVLAVSSWVFSFFLALVHLALILRLPFCGPHEINHFFCEILSVLKLACADTWLNQVVIFVACVFVLVGPLCLVLFSYSRILVAILRIQSGEGRRKAFSTCSSHLCVVGLFFGSAIVMYMAPTSRHPEEQQKILCLFYSLVNPMLNPFIYSLRNVEVKGALRRALWKVMPM; from the coding sequence ATGGGAGGTAACCAGACATGGATCACAGAAGTCACCCTCCTGGGATTCCAGGTTGATCCAGCACTGGAGTTTTTCCTTTTTGgacttttctctctcttataCATGCTCACCCTGCTGGGGAATGGGGTCATTCTCGGGCTTATTTGCCTGGACCCCAGActgcacacccccatgtacttcttcctctcaCACTTGGCCATTGTTGATATGTCCTATGCTTCCAACAATGTCCCCAAGATGCTGATAAATCTTGTGAACCAGAAAAGAACCATCTCCTTTGTTCTGTGCATAATGCAGATATTCTTGTGTTTGGCTTTTGCTCACATAGAGTGTGTGATCTTGGTGGTGATGTCCTATGATAGATATGTGGCTATATGCCACCCCCTACATTACACTGTCATCATGAGCTGGAGAGTGTGCATTGTTCTGGCTGTCTCTTCCTGGGTGTTTAGCTTTTTCTTGGCCCTGGTCCATTTAGCTCTGATCTTGAGGTTGCCCTTCTGTGGGCCTCATGAAATCAACCACTTCTTCTGTGAAATCCTGTCTGTGCTCAAGCTGGCCTGTGCTGACACCTGGCTCAACCAAGTGGTCATCTTTGTAGCCTGTGTGTTTGTCCTAGTGGGGCCCCTCTGCTTGGTGCTGTTCTCCTACTCACGCATCCTGGTCGCCATCCTGAGGATCCAGTCAGGGGAGGGCCGCAGGAAGGCCTTCTCTAcctgctcctcccacctctgCGTGGTCGGGCTCTTCTTTGGCAGTGCCATTGTCATGTACATGGCCCCCACGTCCCGCCATCCTGAGGAGCAACAGAAGATCTTGTGTTTGTTTTACAGCCTTGTCAACCCTATGctgaaccccttcatctacagcTTGCGGAACGTAGAGGTCAAGGGTGCCCTGAGGAGAGCTTTGTGGAAGGTGATGCCTATGTGA